A region of Streptomyces halobius DNA encodes the following proteins:
- the radA gene encoding DNA repair protein RadA produces the protein MASRKTSAKERPSYRCTECGWTTAKWLGRCPECQAWGTVEEFGGAPAVRTTAPGRVTTAALPIGQVDGRQATARSTGVPELDRVLGGGLVPGAVALLAGEPGVGKSTLLLDVAAKAASGNHRTLYVTGEESASQVRLRADRIGALDDHLYLAAETDLSAVLGHLDTVKPSLLVLDSVQTVASPEIDGAPGGMAQVREVAGALIRASKERAMSTLLVGHVTKDGAIAGPRLLEHLVDVVLHFEGDRHARLRLVRGVKNRYGTTDEVGCFELHDEGITGLADPSGLFLTRRAEPVPGTCLTVTLEGRRPLVAEVQALTVDSQIPSPRRTTSGLETSRVSMMLAVLEQRGRISALGKRDIYSATVGGVKLSEPAADLAVALALASAASDTPLPKNLVAIGEVGLAGEVRRVTGVQRRLSEAARLGFTHALVPSDPGRIPDGMRVLEVADVGQALSVLPKRVRREAPREEEQRR, from the coding sequence ATGGCATCCCGAAAAACCTCGGCCAAGGAGCGTCCCTCCTACCGCTGCACCGAATGCGGCTGGACCACCGCGAAGTGGCTCGGCCGCTGCCCCGAGTGCCAGGCGTGGGGCACGGTCGAGGAGTTCGGCGGCGCCCCCGCGGTGCGGACGACCGCCCCCGGCCGGGTCACCACCGCCGCGCTGCCCATCGGCCAGGTCGACGGCAGACAGGCCACCGCCCGCTCCACGGGCGTGCCCGAGCTCGACCGCGTCCTCGGCGGCGGGCTGGTCCCCGGCGCGGTCGCGCTGCTGGCCGGCGAGCCCGGCGTCGGCAAATCCACCCTCCTCCTGGACGTCGCCGCCAAGGCCGCCTCCGGCAACCACCGCACGCTCTACGTCACCGGCGAGGAGTCCGCGAGCCAGGTCCGGCTGCGCGCCGACCGCATCGGCGCCCTCGACGACCACCTCTACCTGGCCGCCGAAACCGACCTCTCCGCCGTCCTGGGCCACCTCGACACCGTCAAGCCGTCCCTCCTCGTCCTCGACTCCGTCCAGACCGTCGCCTCCCCGGAGATCGACGGCGCGCCCGGCGGCATGGCCCAGGTCCGCGAGGTGGCCGGCGCACTGATCCGCGCCTCCAAGGAACGCGCCATGTCCACCCTCCTGGTCGGCCATGTCACCAAGGACGGCGCGATCGCCGGCCCCCGCCTCCTGGAACACCTCGTCGACGTCGTCCTGCACTTCGAAGGCGACCGGCACGCCCGCCTCCGCCTGGTCCGCGGCGTCAAGAACCGCTACGGCACCACCGACGAGGTCGGCTGCTTCGAGCTGCACGACGAGGGCATCACCGGCCTCGCCGACCCCTCCGGCCTCTTCCTGACCCGCCGCGCCGAGCCGGTGCCCGGCACCTGTCTGACCGTGACCCTGGAAGGCCGCCGCCCCCTGGTCGCCGAGGTCCAGGCGCTGACCGTCGACTCCCAGATCCCCTCCCCCCGGCGCACCACTTCCGGCCTGGAGACCTCCCGGGTCTCGATGATGCTCGCCGTCCTGGAGCAGCGCGGCCGGATCAGCGCCCTGGGAAAACGCGACATCTACAGCGCGACGGTCGGCGGCGTGAAGCTCTCCGAACCCGCCGCCGACCTCGCCGTGGCCCTCGCCCTGGCCAGCGCGGCCAGCGACACCCCCCTCCCCAAGAATCTGGTCGCCATCGGCGAAGTCGGGCTCGCGGGCGAGGTCAGACGGGTCACCGGCGTCCAGCGCAGGCTCTCCGAAGCGGCCCGGCTCGGCTTCACCCACGCCCTCGTCCCCTCCGATCCGGGCAGGATCCCCGACGGGATGCGGGTGCTGGAGGTGGCCGATGTCGGCCAGGCGCTGAGCGTCCTTCCCAAGCGCGTGCGGCGGGAGGCCCCACGGGAAGAGGAGCAGCGCCGGTAG
- the disA gene encoding DNA integrity scanning diadenylate cyclase DisA produces the protein MAANDRASSPGRSGGSSGTDSLMRASLSAVAPGTALRDGLERILRGNTGGLIVLGFDKTVESMCTGGFVLDVEFTATRLRELCKLDGALVLDKDITKILRAGVQLVPDASIPTEETGTRHRTAQRVSIQAGFPVVSVSQSMRLIALYVDGERRVLEESAAILSRANQALATLERYKLRLDEVAGTLSALEIEDLVTVRDVTAVAQRLEMVRRIATEIAEYVVELGTDGRLLTLQLDELIAGVEPERELVVRDYVPEPTAKRSRTVAEALSELDALSHTELLELPIVARALGYSGAPETLDSAVSPRGFRLLAKVPRLPGTVIDRLVDHFGGLQKLLAASVDDLQTVDGVGEARARSVREGLSRLAESSILERYV, from the coding sequence GTGGCAGCCAACGACCGGGCATCGTCTCCCGGCAGGTCGGGTGGAAGCTCCGGCACCGACAGCCTGATGCGCGCCTCACTGAGCGCCGTTGCGCCCGGCACCGCGCTGCGCGACGGCCTGGAGCGCATCCTCCGCGGCAACACCGGCGGGCTGATAGTGCTGGGCTTCGACAAAACCGTCGAGTCCATGTGCACCGGCGGCTTCGTACTGGACGTGGAGTTCACCGCGACCCGTCTGCGCGAGCTGTGCAAACTCGACGGCGCCCTCGTCCTCGACAAGGACATCACCAAGATCCTCCGGGCCGGAGTGCAGCTCGTCCCGGACGCCTCCATCCCGACGGAGGAGACCGGCACCCGCCACCGCACCGCCCAGCGCGTCTCGATCCAGGCGGGTTTCCCGGTCGTCTCCGTCAGCCAGTCCATGCGCCTGATCGCCCTCTACGTCGACGGCGAACGCCGCGTCCTGGAGGAGTCGGCCGCGATCCTCTCGCGCGCCAACCAGGCCCTCGCCACCCTGGAGCGCTACAAACTCCGCCTCGACGAGGTCGCCGGCACCCTCTCCGCCCTGGAGATCGAGGATCTGGTGACCGTCCGCGATGTCACCGCCGTCGCCCAGCGGCTGGAAATGGTCCGCCGGATCGCCACGGAAATCGCCGAGTACGTCGTCGAGCTGGGCACGGACGGCCGGCTGCTCACCCTCCAGCTCGACGAGCTGATCGCCGGCGTCGAGCCCGAGCGCGAACTGGTCGTCCGCGACTACGTCCCCGAGCCGACCGCCAAGCGCTCCCGCACGGTCGCCGAGGCGCTCTCCGAACTGGACGCGCTCAGCCACACCGAACTGCTCGAACTCCCCATCGTGGCCCGCGCTCTGGGCTACAGCGGCGCCCCCGAAACACTGGACTCCGCGGTCTCCCCGCGCGGCTTCCGCCTGCTGGCGAAGGTCCCCCGGCTGCCCGGCACGGTCATCGACCGCCTCGTCGACCACTTCGGCGGCCTGCAGAAGCTGCTCGCGGCGAGCGTGGACGACCTCCAGACGGTCGACGGCGTCGGCGAGGCCCGCGCCCGCTCGGTACGCGAGGGCCTGTCCCGCCTGGCGGAGTCGTCGATCCTGGAGCGGTACGTCTAG
- a CDS encoding HhH-GPD family protein, translating to MTSTPATTTAPSAATETVSVVPAAETADGTGLHGPVTDWFAEHARDLPWRRPEAGAWGVMVSEFMLQQTPVSRVLPVYEQWLARWPRPADLAAEAPGEAVRAWGRLGYPRRALRLHAAASAIQERHGGDVPREHAQLLALPGVGEYTAAAVASFAYGQRHAVLDTNVRRVFARAVVGRQYPPNATTAAERKLARALLPRDETLAARWAAATMELGALVCTARGPECVRCPIATQCAWRLAGCPAHEGPARRTQTYAGTDRQVRGKLLAVLREAASPVPQVVLDAVWDEPVQRARALDGLVADGLVEPLSGGRYRLPQT from the coding sequence ATGACTTCGACTCCTGCCACCACCACCGCCCCGTCCGCCGCCACCGAGACCGTTTCCGTCGTTCCGGCCGCGGAGACCGCCGATGGGACCGGCCTGCACGGCCCGGTCACCGACTGGTTCGCCGAGCATGCCCGCGATCTTCCCTGGCGCCGCCCCGAGGCGGGTGCCTGGGGCGTGATGGTCAGCGAGTTCATGCTGCAGCAGACGCCGGTCAGCAGAGTGCTGCCGGTGTATGAGCAGTGGCTGGCCCGCTGGCCGCGCCCCGCCGACCTGGCCGCCGAGGCGCCGGGCGAGGCGGTCCGCGCCTGGGGCCGGCTCGGCTACCCGCGGCGCGCGCTGCGCCTGCACGCCGCCGCGTCCGCCATACAAGAGCGGCACGGCGGCGATGTACCGCGCGAGCACGCCCAGTTGTTGGCGCTCCCCGGCGTCGGTGAGTACACGGCCGCCGCCGTCGCATCCTTTGCGTACGGGCAGCGGCATGCGGTGCTGGACACCAATGTGCGCCGCGTGTTCGCGCGCGCCGTCGTCGGCCGTCAGTACCCGCCGAACGCCACCACCGCCGCCGAACGCAAGCTCGCCCGCGCGCTGCTGCCCCGGGACGAGACGCTCGCGGCGCGCTGGGCGGCGGCCACGATGGAGCTGGGCGCGCTGGTGTGCACGGCGCGCGGCCCCGAGTGTGTGCGCTGCCCGATCGCCACACAGTGCGCGTGGCGCCTGGCCGGTTGTCCGGCGCACGAGGGCCCGGCGCGCCGTACCCAGACGTACGCCGGCACCGACCGTCAGGTGCGCGGCAAGCTGCTCGCCGTCCTGCGGGAGGCCGCGTCGCCGGTGCCGCAGGTCGTGCTGGACGCGGTCTGGGACGAGCCCGTGCAGCGGGCCCGTGCGCTGGACGGGCTGGTAGCGGACGGTCTCGTCGAGCCGCTCAGCGGTGGCCGATACCGCCTGCCGCAGACGTAG
- a CDS encoding SigE family RNA polymerase sigma factor, translating to MTASAVNVGNAKRIGGVEMATSGGKVLDFEEYVRTRQEALLRSARRLVPDPVDAQDLLQTALVRTYGRWDGIADKSLADAYLRRVMINTRTEWWRARKLEEVPTEQLPDASVDDGTEQRADRALLMDILGVLAPKQRSVVVLRHWEQMSTEETAAALGMSTGTVKSTLHRALARLRQELENRDIDARILERGEQERERCAA from the coding sequence ATGACTGCCAGCGCAGTCAACGTGGGGAACGCAAAGCGGATCGGAGGCGTCGAGATGGCGACCAGCGGCGGCAAGGTACTGGACTTCGAAGAGTACGTACGTACGCGGCAGGAGGCTCTGCTGCGCAGTGCCCGGCGTCTGGTGCCCGACCCGGTCGACGCCCAGGACCTGCTCCAGACGGCCCTGGTCCGCACCTACGGCCGCTGGGACGGCATAGCGGACAAGTCGCTGGCGGACGCCTACCTCCGCCGCGTCATGATCAACACTCGGACGGAGTGGTGGCGGGCGCGCAAGCTGGAGGAGGTGCCCACCGAGCAGCTCCCGGACGCGAGTGTGGACGACGGCACCGAGCAGCGGGCCGACCGTGCCCTGCTGATGGACATCCTCGGGGTGCTGGCTCCGAAGCAGCGCAGCGTCGTGGTACTGCGGCACTGGGAGCAGATGAGCACCGAGGAGACCGCCGCGGCGCTCGGTATGTCCACCGGAACGGTCAAGAGCACGCTGCACCGCGCGCTGGCCCGGCTGCGTCAGGAGCTGGAGAACCGCGACATCGACGCGCGGATCCTGGAGCGTGGCGAGCAGGAGCGGGAGCGGTGCGCGGCCTGA
- a CDS encoding LppP/LprE family lipoprotein, which yields MTKGGAATAGVAAVGLLLAGCNPGSDGVRTEGAASSTPGPHGSLSAAPGPTPSAGYRKVDAVALLKADPKVGGYVKKSLAKPCAADAYPVEVTYASLTGAKSPDVIVNVITCADSVGIGSYVYRRDKGAPGGYENVFADEQPSVNAGVDKDELEVSTHTYKTGDKVCCPSGEDVTTYRWADGRFVEYAHRHTDYSKTTVDGAAPEDGTGSED from the coding sequence TTGACCAAAGGCGGCGCGGCCACGGCGGGGGTGGCCGCCGTCGGTCTTTTGCTGGCCGGATGCAATCCGGGGAGCGACGGGGTGCGCACCGAGGGGGCGGCGAGCAGCACTCCGGGGCCCCATGGGTCGCTGAGTGCCGCGCCCGGGCCGACGCCGTCGGCCGGCTATCGCAAGGTCGACGCGGTGGCGCTGCTGAAGGCGGACCCGAAGGTCGGCGGCTATGTGAAGAAGTCGCTGGCCAAGCCGTGTGCGGCCGACGCGTATCCGGTGGAGGTGACGTATGCGTCGCTGACCGGCGCCAAGTCTCCCGATGTGATCGTGAACGTGATCACCTGTGCGGACTCCGTGGGTATCGGCTCGTACGTCTACCGTAGGGACAAGGGCGCGCCGGGCGGCTACGAGAATGTGTTCGCCGATGAGCAGCCGTCGGTCAACGCCGGGGTCGACAAGGACGAGCTGGAGGTCTCCACGCACACCTACAAGACGGGTGACAAGGTGTGCTGCCCATCCGGTGAGGATGTGACGACCTACCGTTGGGCGGACGGGCGTTTCGTCGAGTACGCCCATCGTCATACCGATTACAGCAAGACCACCGTCGACGGCGCGGCGCCGGAGGACGGCACGGGATCGGAGGATTGA
- the cseB gene encoding two-component system response regulator CseB, which produces MADTHVLFVEDDDVIREATQLALERDGFAVTAMPDGLAGLEAFRANRPDIALLDVMVPGLDGVSLCRRIRDESTVPVIMLSARADSIDVVLGLEAGADDYVTKPFDGAVLVARIRAVLRRFGHASGPEGTGAGAVEPEVPAEAVLRFGDLEVDTEGMEVRKDGRPVALTPTEMRLLLEFSHAPGTVLSRDRLLERVWDYGWGGDTRVVDVHVQRLRGKVGQDRIETVRGFGYKLRG; this is translated from the coding sequence ATGGCCGATACCCATGTGCTCTTTGTCGAGGACGACGATGTGATCCGCGAGGCCACCCAGCTGGCGCTGGAGCGGGACGGTTTCGCGGTGACCGCGATGCCCGACGGGCTGGCGGGGCTGGAGGCGTTCCGTGCCAACCGTCCGGACATCGCGCTGCTGGATGTGATGGTGCCGGGGCTCGACGGGGTGAGTCTGTGCCGTCGGATCCGTGATGAGTCCACGGTCCCCGTGATCATGCTGTCGGCGCGTGCCGACTCGATCGATGTGGTGCTCGGCCTGGAGGCGGGTGCCGATGACTATGTGACCAAGCCGTTCGACGGTGCGGTGCTGGTCGCCCGGATAAGGGCGGTGCTGCGCCGTTTCGGGCATGCGAGCGGTCCGGAGGGCACGGGTGCGGGCGCGGTGGAGCCGGAGGTGCCCGCCGAGGCGGTGCTGCGCTTCGGTGATCTTGAGGTGGACACCGAGGGCATGGAGGTCCGCAAAGATGGCCGCCCGGTGGCGCTGACGCCGACCGAGATGCGTCTGCTGCTGGAGTTCTCGCATGCGCCGGGGACGGTGCTGTCGCGGGACCGGCTGCTGGAGCGGGTGTGGGATTACGGCTGGGGCGGTGACACCCGGGTCGTGGACGTCCATGTGCAGCGGTTGCGCGGCAAGGTCGGCCAGGACCGGATCGAGACGGTCCGTGGCTTCGGATACAAGCTGAGAGGCTGA
- the cseC gene encoding two-component system sensor histidine kinase CseC produces the protein MVRVALRTGLRWKLSAAIALVGALVAVALSLVVHNEARSSMLDNSRDMQIKQLDFTQKFFESTHRLQFGAKIDDPALPRELRDKVSAGERATYLQDTGETVPEVWAATPLGDGRVLSMHGRDPDQFAVLDDLDKALLIGSAAVVVGGCALGVLVGGRLSKRLRTAAAAVGRLADGDTSVRIRDEVGGRVRDETDDLAWAVDAMSDALQERIEAERRVTADIAHELRTPVTGLLTAAELLPPGRPSELVRDRAQAMRTLVEDVLEVARLDGYAERAELQDVALGEFVTRRVRSLDPDISIDVVRDAEVTTDPRRLERILGNLIANASRHGEPPIEVTVEGRMLRVRDHGAGFPEALLREGPSRFRTGSSDRSGRGHGLGLTIAAGQARVLGARLTFRNADALTDGSTGAVSVLWLPENAPTSTGSFPVIQLPDR, from the coding sequence GTGGTCAGGGTGGCCCTGCGGACGGGTCTGAGGTGGAAGCTCAGTGCCGCGATCGCGCTCGTCGGAGCGCTGGTCGCGGTCGCGCTGAGCCTTGTCGTGCATAACGAGGCCCGGAGTTCGATGCTCGACAACAGCCGGGACATGCAGATCAAGCAGCTGGATTTCACGCAGAAGTTCTTCGAGTCCACCCATCGGCTGCAGTTCGGCGCGAAGATCGACGATCCGGCGCTGCCGCGGGAGCTGCGGGACAAGGTCAGCGCGGGTGAACGTGCCACCTACCTCCAGGACACCGGGGAGACCGTCCCCGAGGTGTGGGCGGCGACGCCGCTCGGCGACGGCCGGGTGTTGTCGATGCACGGCCGGGACCCGGACCAGTTCGCCGTTCTGGACGATCTGGACAAGGCGCTGCTCATCGGTTCGGCGGCGGTGGTGGTCGGCGGGTGTGCGCTGGGTGTGCTGGTCGGCGGGCGGCTCTCGAAGCGGCTGCGGACGGCGGCGGCCGCGGTGGGCAGGCTGGCCGACGGCGACACCTCGGTCCGTATCCGTGACGAGGTCGGTGGCCGGGTCCGGGATGAGACCGATGATCTGGCGTGGGCCGTGGACGCGATGTCGGACGCCCTCCAGGAGCGCATCGAGGCGGAGCGGCGGGTGACCGCGGATATCGCGCACGAGCTGCGGACGCCGGTCACCGGTCTGCTGACCGCGGCCGAGCTGCTGCCGCCGGGCCGGCCGTCCGAGCTGGTACGGGACCGGGCGCAGGCGATGCGCACGCTCGTCGAGGATGTGCTGGAGGTGGCGCGGCTGGACGGCTATGCGGAGCGGGCCGAGCTGCAGGACGTCGCCCTCGGCGAGTTCGTCACCCGCCGGGTGCGTTCCCTCGACCCGGATATCAGCATCGATGTCGTACGGGACGCGGAGGTCACGACGGATCCGCGTCGCCTGGAGCGGATTCTGGGGAATCTCATCGCCAATGCGTCGCGGCACGGCGAACCGCCGATAGAGGTGACCGTCGAGGGCCGGATGCTGCGGGTTCGTGATCACGGCGCGGGCTTTCCGGAGGCGTTGCTGCGGGAGGGGCCGAGCCGGTTCCGTACCGGCAGCAGTGATCGGTCGGGCCGTGGTCACGGGCTGGGGCTGACGATCGCGGCCGGTCAGGCGCGGGTGCTGGGGGCCCGGCTGACGTTCCGTAACGCGGACGCGCTGACGGATGGGTCGACCGGTGCGGTCTCCGTCCTGTGGCTGCCGGAGAACGCTCCGACGTCCACGGGCAGCTTCCCGGTGATCCAGCTTCCGGATCGGTGA